A genomic segment from Myxosarcina sp. GI1 encodes:
- a CDS encoding LptF/LptG family permease, giving the protein MKIGTFKIDRVKWGLSVMNFYITRELILPFLFGMGIFTSLLLSIGAVFDLIRKVTESGLFLGVAIKILFLKMPGFIVLAFPMAMLLASLMAYSRLSSDSELIALRSIGINTYRLIIPAIVFSLFIVTITFLLNNFIAPAANYQATIALEKALDRATPAFKDSNIMYPEYNKVLLPDGNKKTVLTRLFYAEEFDGKQMKNLTILDRSQGEVSQIITASSATWNISENIWDFYNGTIYIIGNDGAYSDVVRFQHQQLALPRAAFDLTQQDRDYNEMNLVQAYDYLRIIKLSGKEEKIRKLKVRIQEKISLPFVCLVFALIGVAIGIRPQNSGRATSFGICIGLIFAYYLLSFISSSLGVSGVVSPVVAAWLPNILGLGASTYLLTQAGESV; this is encoded by the coding sequence ATGAAAATTGGCACATTCAAAATTGACCGAGTTAAGTGGGGCTTGTCGGTGATGAACTTTTATATTACCAGAGAGCTTATCTTACCATTTTTATTTGGTATGGGTATATTTACTTCTCTATTGTTATCAATTGGAGCAGTATTCGATCTGATCCGAAAAGTTACAGAGTCGGGGCTTTTTTTAGGAGTGGCGATAAAAATTCTGTTTTTAAAAATGCCGGGATTTATCGTTTTGGCATTTCCGATGGCAATGTTACTAGCAAGTTTGATGGCATACAGCAGACTGTCTAGCGATAGCGAATTAATTGCTCTACGAAGCATTGGCATCAATACCTATCGCTTAATTATACCTGCAATAGTCTTCAGCTTATTTATAGTAACGATTACTTTTTTATTGAATAATTTTATTGCTCCTGCGGCTAACTATCAGGCAACAATTGCTTTAGAAAAAGCTTTAGATCGAGCTACCCCTGCATTTAAAGATAGCAATATAATGTATCCTGAATATAATAAAGTTTTGCTACCAGACGGTAATAAAAAAACAGTTTTAACTCGACTATTTTATGCCGAAGAGTTTGACGGCAAGCAAATGAAAAATCTGACAATTCTCGATCGCTCCCAAGGAGAAGTAAGTCAGATTATTACTGCCAGTTCTGCGACTTGGAATATCAGTGAAAATATTTGGGATTTTTATAACGGGACTATTTACATAATTGGTAATGATGGCGCATATAGCGATGTAGTTCGCTTTCAACATCAGCAGTTAGCTCTACCAAGAGCGGCTTTCGATCTAACACAACAAGATCGAGACTACAACGAGATGAATTTAGTACAGGCTTATGACTATTTAAGAATAATTAAACTGAGTGGGAAAGAAGAGAAAATTCGTAAACTCAAAGTTCGCATTCAAGAAAAAATTTCTCTACCTTTTGTTTGCTTGGTTTTTGCTCTAATCGGTGTTGCAATTGGTATTAGACCTCAAAATTCGGGCAGAGCTACCAGCTTCGGTATTTGTATCGGACTAATTTTTGCTTATTATTTACTATCGTTTATTTCTAGTTCTTTAGGAGTATCGGGAGTTGTCTCTCCTGTAGTCGCTGCCTGGTTGCCTAACATATTGGGTTTAGGAGCATCAACGTATTTGCTAACCCAAGCAGGGGAAAGCGTGTAA
- a CDS encoding PAM68 family protein — translation MPSKSERGRLPFEPRQNKTKKSSKKASSDEKTANKTAPRSRQTGKSDASLSAIPDSVSKRMARRMVVFCGVPSFLGMSSLFIFYWLSIKDIVDLPPYLALVVSFAFLVVGIGGLSYGIFSASWDENRVGSLVGVGEFKTNLQRTFSAWRENRRQAKEN, via the coding sequence ATGCCTTCAAAATCAGAACGGGGTCGCTTACCATTTGAACCCCGTCAAAACAAAACCAAGAAGTCTTCTAAAAAGGCTTCTTCAGATGAAAAAACAGCTAATAAAACTGCTCCTCGCTCTCGCCAGACTGGTAAAAGTGATGCCAGTCTTTCGGCAATTCCCGATTCCGTTAGCAAGCGTATGGCGCGCCGTATGGTTGTATTTTGTGGAGTGCCTTCATTTTTAGGAATGTCTTCACTATTTATTTTTTACTGGCTTTCTATAAAAGATATTGTAGACTTACCGCCATATTTAGCTCTTGTAGTTTCGTTTGCTTTTTTAGTCGTGGGAATTGGAGGATTGAGTTATGGAATCTTTTCTGCTTCCTGGGATGAAAATCGAGTTGGAAGTTTGGTCGGAGTAGGAGAATTTAAAACAAACCTACAGAGGACTTTTAGTGCGTGGCGGGAAAATCGACGACAGGCAAAAGAAAACTAA
- a CDS encoding efflux RND transporter periplasmic adaptor subunit, translated as MKNNLFLERKVTGAVIAIAILVSGCGNKGENANNAQQQQPQAVKVKLKNLTAGKVRDSTQFVGSLEAKQRVSLAPRVDGRIVDIAVNEGDNVERGQLMVQLQLDRERAEVDSASSNVSIQRANVSNAQAEARAAEAEEASAVAAVQEARANLRELESEVELARTNINRSKFLVKEGAQAQQELDNNRRNLETAIARRDSAQEALVAAQKAINAAKARTRAALAEVDSQKASLAQAKAQVNVASQNLDYNRVVAPITGTVGDILPKEGDYVEAGERLTTIAQNEILDLNISVPVERAPDLEVGLPVEIVDDNGEARVSGRISFVSPSVNRTEQSVLAKATFPNNGSLRDEQFVRARVIWSEQSGILVPTEAVSRIGGQSFVFVATEATKKNGETMLIAKQRPVKLGDVQNQSYQVISGVESGDKLVVSGILNLSDGTPIQTATAAKESEEAKEAVSEVRTSNN; from the coding sequence ATGAAAAATAATCTCTTCTTAGAGCGTAAAGTGACGGGAGCGGTTATAGCTATTGCTATTTTGGTAAGTGGTTGCGGTAATAAAGGAGAAAATGCCAATAATGCTCAACAGCAACAACCGCAGGCAGTAAAAGTAAAACTAAAAAACTTGACCGCTGGTAAAGTAAGGGATAGCACTCAGTTTGTTGGTAGTTTAGAAGCCAAACAAAGAGTGAGTCTTGCCCCAAGAGTTGACGGACGCATCGTCGATATTGCAGTAAATGAAGGGGATAATGTCGAGCGAGGTCAGCTTATGGTTCAACTACAGCTAGATCGAGAACGGGCAGAAGTCGATTCTGCTAGTTCTAATGTAAGCATTCAACGTGCTAACGTGAGCAATGCTCAGGCAGAAGCCAGAGCCGCCGAAGCAGAAGAAGCCAGTGCGGTCGCAGCAGTACAAGAAGCTAGAGCTAATTTGCGCGAACTCGAATCAGAAGTAGAGTTAGCCAGAACTAATATCAATCGCTCGAAATTTTTGGTCAAAGAAGGAGCGCAGGCACAGCAAGAATTAGATAATAATCGGCGAAATTTAGAAACCGCGATCGCCAGACGTGATTCGGCACAGGAAGCTTTAGTTGCCGCACAGAAAGCCATAAATGCAGCCAAAGCTCGTACTAGAGCAGCATTAGCGGAAGTTGACAGCCAAAAAGCCTCTCTGGCACAGGCAAAGGCACAAGTCAACGTTGCCAGTCAAAATTTAGATTACAACCGTGTCGTTGCCCCAATTACGGGTACGGTAGGCGATATTTTGCCCAAAGAAGGTGATTATGTAGAAGCAGGAGAGCGGTTAACTACAATCGCTCAAAACGAAATTCTAGATTTAAATATTAGTGTACCCGTAGAACGCGCCCCAGATTTGGAAGTCGGACTACCAGTAGAAATTGTCGATGATAATGGAGAAGCCAGAGTTAGTGGCAGAATTAGTTTTGTTTCTCCTAGCGTCAATCGCACCGAGCAAAGCGTGTTAGCTAAAGCAACTTTTCCCAATAACGGTAGCTTAAGAGACGAACAGTTTGTCAGAGCGAGAGTTATCTGGTCGGAGCAGTCTGGAATCTTAGTTCCTACAGAGGCCGTATCGCGTATTGGCGGACAGAGCTTTGTTTTTGTGGCAACAGAAGCAACAAAGAAAAACGGAGAAACTATGTTAATAGCCAAACAAAGACCCGTTAAGTTAGGAGACGTGCAAAATCAGTCTTACCAAGTTATTTCAGGAGTAGAATCGGGAGATAAATTGGTAGTGTCTGGAATTCTCAATCTTTCTGATGGCACCCCAATTCAGACCGCAACGGCAGCTAAAGAAAGCGAGGAAGCAAAAGAAGCCGTTAGCGAGGTCAGAACCAGTAACAATTAA
- the aroF gene encoding 3-deoxy-7-phosphoheptulonate synthase, whose product MIVVMKIGSPEAEIDRISEELKEWGLTPEKIVGKHKVVMGLVGDTASLDPLQLQEISPWIERVLRVEKPYKRASLEFRNGEPSEVIVSTPDGSVTFGINHPVVTIAGPCSVENEAMIIETAKRVKAAGASFLRGGAYKPRTSPYSFQGHGESALGLLAAAREASGLGIITEVMDTADVDKVAEVADILQVGARNMQNFPLLKKVGAQDKPVFLKRGMSATIDEWLMAAEYVLAAGNSNVILCERGVRTFERKYARNTLDLAVLPVLRSLTHLPIAIDPSHGTGKAEYVPSMAKAAIAAGADSLMIEVHPNPAKALSDGPQSLTPERFDGLMRELKVIGKAVGRWSVERVAAV is encoded by the coding sequence ATGATAGTAGTGATGAAAATCGGTTCTCCCGAAGCTGAGATCGATCGTATTAGTGAAGAATTAAAGGAATGGGGACTAACTCCCGAAAAAATTGTTGGCAAGCATAAAGTGGTTATGGGTTTAGTAGGAGATACCGCTTCGCTAGACCCCTTGCAGCTACAGGAGATTAGCCCCTGGATCGAACGAGTTCTAAGAGTAGAAAAACCTTATAAAAGAGCTAGTTTGGAGTTTCGCAACGGCGAACCGAGTGAAGTTATAGTTTCCACTCCTGACGGTAGTGTTACCTTTGGTATCAACCATCCTGTAGTTACCATCGCAGGTCCCTGTTCGGTAGAAAATGAAGCGATGATTATTGAAACTGCCAAGCGGGTTAAAGCTGCTGGAGCGAGTTTTTTAAGAGGTGGTGCTTATAAACCTCGTACTTCTCCCTATTCTTTCCAGGGTCATGGTGAAAGTGCCTTGGGTTTGTTAGCCGCAGCTAGAGAAGCTAGCGGTTTGGGAATTATTACAGAGGTTATGGATACTGCCGATGTAGATAAAGTGGCAGAGGTAGCAGATATTTTGCAAGTAGGTGCGAGAAATATGCAGAATTTCCCCCTGCTCAAAAAAGTCGGCGCACAGGATAAGCCAGTATTTTTAAAACGGGGTATGTCGGCAACAATAGATGAATGGCTGATGGCTGCCGAATACGTACTAGCCGCAGGCAATTCCAATGTTATTCTCTGCGAACGAGGCGTACGCACTTTCGAGCGCAAATATGCCCGTAATACTTTAGATTTAGCGGTTCTACCCGTATTGCGTTCTCTAACACATCTGCCCATTGCCATCGATCCCAGTCACGGTACTGGCAAAGCCGAATACGTTCCCTCGATGGCAAAAGCAGCGATCGCTGCTGGTGCGGATTCACTGATGATTGAGGTTCACCCCAACCCAGCCAAAGCTCTTTCTGACGGACCTCAATCTCTAACTCCAGAACGTTTCGATGGTTTGATGCGAGAATTAAAAGTTATCGGCAAAGCTGTCGGTCGGTGGTCGGTAGAACGGGTAGCAGCAGTTTAA
- a CDS encoding diflavin flavoprotein, with protein MSPNKAKDVQVFPIAADTRVLRSRTWERLKFEIEYALRKGTTANSYIIEGDKVALIDIPGESFTEIFLAALKERLAPQQIDYLILGHINPNRATTLKALLEIAPQIEIVCSNPAALSLRKILEETELKPNIRTVKGEETLDLGRGHSLEFLLTPNPRYPDHLCTYDPKTEVLYTDKLFGCHVCGDRVFDEGWTVDTEDRRYYFDSLLAPFARQLLVSLDKLTNKPARIYATGHGSLVRYSLIELTEDYRKWAQQQSDREFKVALIYASAYGNTATIAQALASGVTKAGVAVESINAEHATPEEIKNAAEQAAGFLMGSPTLGGHAPTQIQTALGIVLANADKTQLAGVFGSFGWSGEAVDMLESKFRNAGYKLGFEPIRVKFTPDDQTLKTCEETGTDFAQAIVKARRDRAKTRKSTSTTDVDRTAQALGRLVGSLCIVTTKQQELSGAMLASWVSQATFNPPGLTVAVAKERAIESLLHTGNNFVLNILQEGNHLGLMKHFLKPFAPGEARFEDVETEVAANGCPILKDALAYIECRITQRMECGDHWLLYGVAENGQLLQSEGVTAVHHRKSGTHY; from the coding sequence ATGTCTCCCAATAAAGCCAAAGACGTTCAAGTTTTCCCCATTGCTGCCGATACTCGCGTCTTACGATCGCGCACTTGGGAGAGGCTAAAATTTGAAATCGAATATGCGCTGCGTAAAGGCACTACCGCCAATTCATATATTATTGAGGGAGATAAAGTAGCATTAATCGATATTCCTGGAGAATCTTTTACCGAGATCTTTCTCGCTGCTCTTAAAGAAAGACTCGCTCCCCAACAGATAGATTATTTGATTTTGGGTCATATCAACCCCAATCGCGCTACAACCTTAAAAGCTTTACTAGAAATTGCCCCGCAAATAGAAATAGTCTGTTCCAATCCTGCGGCTCTTTCTTTGCGCAAAATTTTAGAAGAAACCGAACTCAAACCAAACATTCGCACGGTTAAAGGAGAAGAAACTTTAGATTTAGGTCGCGGTCACAGTTTAGAATTTCTTTTAACTCCCAACCCTCGCTATCCCGACCATCTTTGCACCTACGACCCTAAAACCGAAGTACTCTATACCGATAAACTATTTGGCTGTCACGTTTGTGGCGATCGCGTATTCGATGAAGGCTGGACGGTAGATACTGAAGATCGGCGTTATTATTTTGATAGTTTGCTGGCACCATTTGCTCGTCAATTACTTGTCAGCTTGGATAAATTGACGAATAAACCCGCTAGAATTTACGCTACGGGTCATGGTTCTTTGGTTCGCTATAGCCTGATCGAGCTAACTGAAGACTATCGTAAGTGGGCGCAGCAACAAAGCGATCGCGAATTTAAGGTAGCTCTGATTTATGCTTCTGCTTATGGCAACACTGCCACCATCGCTCAAGCACTAGCTAGTGGCGTTACTAAAGCAGGAGTAGCAGTAGAGTCGATTAATGCCGAACACGCTACCCCAGAAGAAATTAAAAATGCTGCCGAGCAAGCTGCAGGATTTCTGATGGGTTCGCCAACTTTAGGCGGACACGCACCCACTCAGATTCAAACCGCTTTAGGAATCGTTCTCGCTAATGCCGACAAAACCCAATTAGCTGGGGTCTTTGGCTCTTTTGGCTGGAGTGGTGAAGCGGTGGATATGTTAGAAAGTAAGTTTCGCAACGCTGGTTATAAGCTAGGTTTTGAACCAATACGAGTTAAATTTACCCCCGATGACCAGACCCTTAAAACTTGTGAAGAGACGGGAACGGACTTCGCTCAAGCAATCGTAAAAGCTCGACGCGATCGCGCCAAAACTCGCAAAAGCACGTCTACTACAGATGTAGATCGCACCGCACAGGCTTTAGGCAGATTAGTTGGTTCTCTGTGTATTGTTACTACCAAACAGCAAGAATTATCGGGGGCAATGCTGGCTTCTTGGGTATCGCAAGCTACCTTCAATCCACCTGGACTTACAGTGGCAGTAGCTAAAGAACGAGCGATCGAATCTTTGTTGCATACTGGTAATAATTTTGTTTTAAATATTCTGCAAGAAGGCAATCATCTGGGACTGATGAAACATTTTCTCAAACCATTTGCTCCAGGTGAAGCCCGTTTTGAAGACGTAGAAACTGAAGTAGCAGCTAACGGTTGCCCGATTCTTAAAGATGCTTTGGCATATATTGAATGTCGCATTACCCAACGTATGGAATGCGGCGATCACTGGTTACTATACGGAGTTGCCGAAAATGGTCAACTTTTGCAGTCTGAGGGTGTAACTGCGGTTCACCATCGCAAGTCTGGTACGCATTATTAG